One Bacteroidota bacterium genomic window carries:
- a CDS encoding cellulase family glycosylhydrolase — MMRKPILILLTLAFIPILVSAQGYLHADGKNIVNGQGDNFIARSIGTGNWMLQEGYMMKSTDAGINTQWQFREKLIETIGVEKTDSFYNVWLTNHFTRADVDSMKAWGFNSVRPALHYKWFTLPIEEEAVPGENTWLDKGFTMLDSLIKWCSDNEMYVFLDMHGAPGGQGKNADISDYNPSNYSLWESEHNKTKLIALWVKIAERYKDEPFVGGFDLINEINWDFENSGNENGCNCNQNLPIKELFDRIITAIRAVDTNHMVFVSGNCWGNNYNGLSSLASLDDNLAYTFHKYWNYNDQSSVDWIIGMRNSLNVPLWMSESGENSNTWFTNATALFDKNNIGWSWWPVKKSGINNVLHVTTNEDYSDLLSFWKSGSPAMTEEQAFQAVLKWADNHKIENCFIQRDVIDALTRQIDSYEAIPFKNHTLGNEIFFSDYDLGRNNVAYFDTDTANYHVSTGNYVTWNAGWAYRNDGVDIELCQDAADTTNGFNLGWTNDDEWMLYTLNSDSTAAYTLEVRSASNNASGCDFQLEVNGVVVTDLLSLPGTGGWKTWQTTTFEDIIIPSGEIQIKFYLDKGGSNLSYFNFINPKSTDAIDFRLMSAKTSSTGDSILLDLNKEITTLQGEILASDFDISIDGESVTVTGVSISPESAYVLILAHDGTVFSDNDVTVSYSGSSVQHGTQNLSSFSNNPVTLELDAVYYEVPGIIQVEDFVENNGFSFENNGTTSAFANPGDYLTYRVSVIASGYYQINYRVATERSNAQLIFQTGDGSNYSSMDTIQFSSTGGWSTWETQSSGPVYLESGYFFVRLYVLASEHNLDWFELSKVTSLINHSNEPDWQVYPNPVDDFLYIEFVGEQDATLAIYNILGEQIGPVTRIANYEQIHINHLSPGIYFLRLKLDGAVYSKKIIVE, encoded by the coding sequence ATGATGAGAAAGCCTATTCTAATTCTTCTTACGCTTGCCTTTATTCCAATTCTTGTTTCAGCACAAGGATATTTGCACGCCGATGGCAAAAATATTGTGAATGGGCAGGGAGATAACTTTATTGCGCGCAGCATAGGCACTGGCAACTGGATGCTCCAGGAAGGCTATATGATGAAATCAACTGACGCGGGAATTAACACCCAATGGCAATTCAGAGAAAAACTTATAGAAACCATCGGGGTAGAAAAAACCGATAGTTTTTATAATGTGTGGCTTACAAACCATTTTACCCGTGCCGATGTTGATTCAATGAAGGCATGGGGATTCAATTCAGTGCGGCCTGCTTTGCATTATAAATGGTTTACACTACCCATTGAAGAAGAGGCTGTGCCTGGTGAAAACACCTGGTTAGACAAAGGATTTACCATGTTGGATTCATTGATTAAATGGTGTTCAGATAATGAAATGTATGTTTTCCTGGACATGCATGGGGCACCAGGCGGGCAGGGAAAGAATGCTGACATATCGGATTACAACCCTTCCAACTATTCATTATGGGAAAGCGAGCATAATAAAACCAAATTAATTGCCTTGTGGGTAAAGATTGCTGAACGCTACAAGGATGAACCTTTTGTGGGTGGATTCGATTTAATCAATGAAATTAATTGGGACTTTGAAAACAGCGGCAATGAAAACGGATGCAATTGCAATCAAAACCTGCCAATTAAAGAGCTTTTTGATCGAATAATTACAGCCATTCGCGCAGTGGATACAAACCATATGGTTTTTGTATCAGGAAATTGCTGGGGTAATAACTACAACGGCTTAAGCTCTTTAGCATCGCTTGACGACAATCTGGCATATACTTTTCATAAATACTGGAATTACAACGATCAGAGTTCTGTTGACTGGATAATAGGTATGCGCAATTCGTTGAATGTACCTTTATGGATGAGTGAATCGGGCGAAAACTCCAACACCTGGTTTACCAACGCTACTGCGCTTTTCGATAAAAACAACATTGGCTGGAGTTGGTGGCCGGTTAAAAAAAGTGGTATAAATAATGTTCTGCATGTAACAACAAACGAAGACTACTCTGATCTATTGAGCTTTTGGAAAAGTGGGTCCCCGGCAATGACAGAAGAACAAGCTTTTCAGGCAGTATTAAAGTGGGCTGATAATCACAAAATCGAAAATTGCTTTATTCAGCGCGATGTAATTGATGCATTAACGAGACAAATAGATAGTTATGAGGCTATTCCTTTCAAAAATCACACCCTAGGTAACGAAATCTTTTTTTCCGATTATGATTTGGGTCGAAATAATGTAGCCTATTTTGATACCGATACTGCAAATTATCATGTTAGCACAGGGAATTATGTAACATGGAATGCAGGTTGGGCTTACCGCAACGATGGGGTGGACATCGAGCTATGCCAAGACGCTGCTGACACAACCAACGGTTTCAACCTGGGCTGGACAAACGATGATGAGTGGATGCTTTACACATTAAACTCTGATTCAACTGCAGCCTATACCCTCGAAGTCCGTTCTGCTTCCAATAATGCCAGTGGATGCGATTTTCAACTGGAAGTAAACGGTGTTGTGGTTACCGATTTGTTGAGTTTACCGGGCACCGGTGGATGGAAGACATGGCAAACAACTACTTTCGAAGATATTATAATACCATCCGGTGAGATTCAGATTAAATTTTACCTTGATAAAGGGGGTTCCAATCTCAGCTATTTTAATTTTATCAATCCAAAATCTACCGATGCAATTGATTTCAGGCTAATGTCGGCCAAAACCTCTTCAACCGGCGATAGCATATTACTTGATCTGAATAAGGAGATTACAACCTTACAAGGGGAAATACTGGCAAGTGATTTTGATATCTCCATTGATGGAGAATCTGTTACCGTTACCGGAGTTAGTATTAGTCCGGAATCAGCTTATGTGCTGATTCTTGCACACGATGGAACTGTCTTTTCTGATAACGATGTTACCGTGTCCTATTCAGGCTCATCGGTGCAGCATGGTACACAGAACCTTAGCTCATTTTCTAACAATCCTGTAACCCTTGAATTGGATGCAGTTTATTACGAGGTTCCAGGCATAATTCAGGTCGAGGATTTTGTTGAAAATAATGGATTCAGTTTCGAAAATAATGGTACAACTTCTGCTTTTGCTAACCCGGGCGATTATTTAACCTATCGTGTGAGTGTGATAGCTTCAGGATATTATCAAATCAATTATAGAGTAGCTACTGAACGTTCGAATGCCCAATTAATATTCCAGACAGGAGATGGATCAAACTATTCATCTATGGATACTATTCAATTTTCAAGTACCGGTGGTTGGTCAACCTGGGAAACTCAATCAAGCGGTCCGGTTTACCTTGAAAGTGGGTACTTTTTTGTTCGTTTGTATGTACTTGCCAGCGAACATAATCTCGACTGGTTTGAACTTTCCAAGGTTACATCTTTAATAAATCATTCGAACGAACCCGATTGGCAGGTTTATCCAAATCCCGTCGATGATTTTCTGTATATTGAGTTTGTAGGTGAGCAAGATGCTACTTTGGCTATCTATAATATTTTGGGTGAGCAAATAGGTCCGGTAACAAGAATTGCGAATTACGAACAAATACACATTAACCATTTATCGCCGGGTATTTATTTTCTAAGACTTAAACTAGATGGCGCCGTATATTCAAAGAAAATTATAGTGGAATAG
- a CDS encoding glycoside hydrolase family 30 protein, whose translation MKLFGKHTFFYPLLTGLSLALIYSCNFGHPEATQAYSVEPIPVNLRLEKASVFLTAKDTDYRLSKIAEPNFTTFVQPDEHFPTLIIDAQKQFQTIVGFGGALTDASAETFYKLSKDKQEEILKAYFDPIEGIGYTLCRTHINSCDFSSVSYAYSEVENDVDLKYFSIDRDKQYRIPFIQAAMKVSDNSLNFFASPWSPPAWMKTNNNMLQGGKLKPEYYQIWANYFVRFFEEYQTMGIPMWGLTVQNEPMAVQPWESCIFTAEEEKDFVKNYLGSTLEKAGMGDKKIIIWDHNRGIMYQRAMVAFNDPEASKYIWGTGFHWYTGNHFANVKLVQEAFPDKKVLFTEGCVFPFDYTKLNEWSWGEQYGESILHDLNNSTVGWVDWNILLDETGGPNHVANFCYAPLIGNTQTNEIIYMNSYFYMGHFSKFIKPGAKRIVCSSNYDKLLATAMINIDGSLAVVALNLTEEQIDYKIYVNNKGIDLSLPAHAISTITFN comes from the coding sequence ATGAAATTATTTGGAAAACACACTTTTTTCTATCCTCTACTCACTGGCTTATCACTTGCATTAATTTATTCTTGCAATTTTGGACACCCTGAAGCTACTCAAGCTTATTCAGTTGAACCAATCCCGGTTAATCTTAGACTGGAAAAAGCTTCTGTTTTTTTAACAGCAAAAGACACCGATTATAGGTTATCGAAAATAGCGGAACCAAATTTTACAACTTTTGTGCAACCAGACGAGCATTTCCCAACCTTAATAATCGATGCTCAAAAACAGTTTCAGACTATTGTCGGTTTTGGTGGGGCTCTTACTGATGCCTCAGCTGAAACTTTTTATAAACTTTCGAAAGACAAACAAGAAGAAATTCTAAAAGCATACTTCGATCCTATCGAGGGTATTGGCTACACCCTTTGTCGCACGCACATTAATTCATGCGATTTTAGCAGTGTAAGCTATGCTTATTCCGAAGTTGAGAATGATGTGGATTTAAAATACTTTTCCATCGATAGGGATAAGCAATACCGGATACCCTTTATTCAAGCTGCCATGAAGGTTTCAGACAATAGCCTCAACTTTTTTGCATCGCCATGGAGTCCACCTGCCTGGATGAAAACCAACAACAATATGTTGCAGGGTGGAAAACTAAAACCAGAATATTACCAGATCTGGGCCAATTATTTTGTGCGTTTCTTCGAAGAATACCAGACAATGGGCATTCCTATGTGGGGCTTGACTGTACAAAACGAACCTATGGCTGTTCAACCCTGGGAATCATGCATTTTTACTGCCGAAGAAGAGAAAGATTTTGTGAAAAATTATCTGGGATCCACCCTCGAAAAAGCCGGAATGGGCGATAAAAAAATTATCATCTGGGACCATAACCGTGGTATAATGTATCAACGGGCCATGGTAGCTTTTAACGATCCTGAAGCTTCGAAGTATATCTGGGGTACCGGCTTTCATTGGTACACAGGAAATCATTTTGCCAATGTAAAATTAGTGCAGGAGGCATTCCCCGATAAAAAAGTTCTTTTTACAGAAGGTTGTGTTTTTCCGTTCGATTACACCAAATTAAACGAATGGAGCTGGGGTGAACAATATGGCGAATCTATTCTGCACGATTTAAACAATTCCACTGTTGGTTGGGTCGATTGGAACATCCTGCTTGATGAAACCGGCGGACCAAACCATGTAGCTAATTTTTGTTATGCACCTCTAATTGGAAATACACAAACCAATGAGATCATTTACATGAATTCCTATTTTTACATGGGGCATTTCTCTAAATTTATCAAACCCGGAGCGAAAAGAATCGTATGCTCCTCTAACTACGATAAGCTGCTGGCTACTGCTATGATCAATATAGATGGCAGCCTGGCTGTGGTAGCCCTCAACCTTACTGAGGAACAAATTGATTATAAAATATATGTTAACAATAAGGGGATTGATCTGAGCTTACCGGCTCATGCAATCTCAACAATTACTTTTAATTAA
- the rho gene encoding transcription termination factor Rho, with product MYDIIELNQMLVTDLRQVAKDLNIKRVEALRKQDLIYKILDQQAISATEKSKQTKAAPEKQENKPQAIVSQETKNTDQPAIKSEPVEVVRNQNPPRPNSERQFDKKNRMRRKRVDSPNAPFENRRPEKPLFDSEAIVPPVSDMADRSVPPVINDREADMAPPAIERTQKPYQKQYRDQKQGQRYEQRTPGSEQNHNQSNEIKIKFADDKKSDTIYDFDGVISNMGVLEIMPDGYGFLRSADYNYLNSPDDIYVSQSQIKLFGLKTGDTIKGTIRPPKEGEKYFPLIKVDQINGREPSFIRDRVPFDYLTPLFPNEKFQLLGNPSTSNLSIRVVDMFSPIGKGQRGLIVAQPKTGKTILLQDIANAIAANHPEVYLMILLIDERPEEVTDMARNVNGEVISSTFDEPAERHVRVANLVLEKAKRMVECGHDVVILLDSITRLARAYNTVSPASGKVLSGGVDANALHKPKRFFGAARNIEDGGSLTIIATALTETGSKMDEVIFEEFKGTGNMELQLDRKLSNRRIYPAVDITASSTRREDLLLDKDMLSRIWILRKYLTDMNSVEAMEFLRDRLLKSQTNEEFLLTMNGD from the coding sequence ATGTATGATATTATTGAATTAAATCAAATGCTGGTGACCGATTTGCGCCAGGTTGCCAAAGATTTGAATATTAAACGCGTTGAAGCACTTCGCAAGCAGGATTTGATCTACAAAATCCTTGATCAACAGGCTATTTCGGCTACCGAAAAATCGAAACAGACCAAAGCGGCACCTGAAAAACAAGAAAATAAACCACAGGCAATTGTAAGCCAGGAAACAAAGAATACAGACCAACCTGCAATCAAGTCAGAGCCAGTGGAAGTGGTTCGAAACCAAAATCCACCAAGGCCAAATTCCGAAAGACAGTTTGACAAAAAGAACCGCATGCGCCGTAAGCGTGTCGATTCACCCAATGCGCCTTTCGAAAACCGCCGGCCAGAAAAACCGCTTTTCGATTCAGAGGCAATTGTACCTCCGGTTTCTGACATGGCAGATCGTTCTGTACCACCTGTTATCAATGACCGCGAAGCCGATATGGCCCCTCCTGCTATTGAAAGAACACAAAAACCTTATCAGAAGCAATATCGCGATCAAAAGCAGGGCCAGCGCTACGAGCAGAGGACACCAGGCTCAGAACAAAATCATAATCAATCAAACGAGATCAAAATAAAATTTGCCGACGATAAAAAATCCGATACTATCTACGATTTCGATGGAGTAATCAGCAATATGGGCGTGTTGGAAATTATGCCCGATGGGTATGGCTTTTTACGTTCTGCCGATTACAATTACCTGAATTCTCCCGACGATATTTACGTTTCGCAATCGCAGATAAAGCTCTTTGGTCTTAAAACCGGAGATACTATTAAAGGTACTATTCGTCCACCGAAAGAAGGCGAAAAATATTTTCCGCTCATTAAGGTTGACCAGATCAATGGCCGCGAGCCTTCCTTTATTCGCGACCGGGTTCCCTTCGATTACCTCACACCGCTCTTCCCGAACGAAAAATTTCAACTTCTGGGCAATCCTTCCACCAGTAATCTTTCTATCAGGGTGGTCGACATGTTTTCGCCGATTGGTAAAGGACAACGCGGTCTGATTGTGGCCCAACCGAAAACCGGTAAGACAATTTTGTTGCAAGATATAGCCAATGCAATTGCTGCAAATCATCCAGAGGTTTATCTGATGATACTGCTCATCGATGAAAGACCCGAAGAGGTGACCGATATGGCACGCAATGTAAACGGGGAGGTGATCTCCTCTACATTTGACGAACCTGCCGAAAGGCATGTGCGTGTTGCCAATTTGGTACTTGAGAAAGCTAAGCGTATGGTTGAATGCGGACACGATGTGGTGATTTTGCTCGATTCCATTACCCGTTTGGCCAGAGCTTATAACACCGTTTCTCCTGCCTCCGGAAAAGTACTCTCAGGGGGTGTGGATGCCAATGCGTTGCACAAACCAAAACGCTTTTTTGGTGCAGCCCGTAATATAGAAGATGGAGGTTCCCTTACCATTATTGCCACAGCTCTTACCGAAACTGGTTCTAAAATGGACGAAGTTATTTTCGAAGAATTTAAGGGCACTGGTAACATGGAACTTCAGCTCGACCGCAAACTTTCGAACCGACGTATTTATCCTGCAGTGGACATTACAGCCTCAAGCACACGCCGCGAAGACCTGCTTTTAGACAAAGATATGTTAAGCCGTATTTGGATTTTACGCAAATACTTAACCGATATGAACTCGGTGGAAGCTATGGAGTTTTTGCGAGACCGTTTGCTGAAATCTCAAACAAACGAAGAATTTTTACTTACCATGAATGGTGATTAA
- a CDS encoding glucosylceramidase → MNTLKKILAFLFLIPLLILLSFTLQRKANVTEYVLSQKWLTHPADSILFQSVMIRPMSVPSLKELPAISVSEYDQFQSMDGFGFTLTGGSARLINQMNASNRTQLLQELFDTNSGIGISYLRISIGASDLSDSSYSYNDLSSGQTDIKLEHFSIEMERVHLIPVLKEILSINPEIKIMGSPWSAPTWMKTNNSFIGGSLRREFFDVYANYLVRFIKEMEIEGIFIDAITVQNEPLHPGNNPSMFMESADQALFIKNSLGPAFRKAALNTKIVIYDHNADRIDYPEAVLMDKEAYPFIDGTAFHLYGGQINDISKLHDDFPEKNLYFTEQWIGAPGQLQEDLTWHTENLIIGATRNWCKNVLEWNLAADKDLKPHTDMGGCTLCLGAISIDGNSITLNPAYYIIAHASKFVRPGSVRIASNMPENLPNVAFKTKTGTIVLIVLNKANMVSDFIINLGNSTILESLEAGAVASYILTPQYR, encoded by the coding sequence ATGAACACACTAAAAAAAATCTTAGCATTCCTGTTTTTAATACCCCTGCTAATTCTGTTATCCTTTACCTTGCAAAGGAAGGCGAATGTTACTGAATATGTGCTTAGCCAAAAGTGGCTTACCCATCCGGCTGACTCCATATTGTTTCAATCGGTAATGATACGACCGATGTCCGTGCCAAGCTTAAAGGAGCTTCCTGCAATCTCAGTTAGTGAATACGATCAATTTCAGAGTATGGATGGTTTTGGGTTTACACTTACGGGTGGAAGCGCCCGTTTAATAAATCAAATGAATGCAAGCAACAGAACCCAATTGCTGCAGGAATTATTTGATACAAATAGCGGAATTGGTATTAGCTACCTAAGGATAAGCATAGGGGCATCTGATTTGAGCGATTCGTCATACTCTTACAACGATTTATCTAGTGGCCAAACCGATATAAAACTGGAGCATTTTAGTATTGAAATGGAACGCGTCCACCTTATACCGGTATTGAAAGAAATTCTGAGTATAAATCCGGAAATAAAAATTATGGGGTCCCCCTGGTCTGCTCCAACCTGGATGAAAACAAACAATAGTTTTATTGGTGGTAGTTTAAGGCGCGAGTTTTTCGATGTGTATGCCAATTATCTGGTTCGCTTTATAAAAGAGATGGAAATTGAAGGTATTTTCATAGATGCCATCACTGTGCAAAATGAGCCCTTACACCCTGGCAATAACCCAAGTATGTTTATGGAAAGTGCAGATCAGGCCTTGTTTATTAAAAATAGCCTGGGGCCCGCGTTCAGAAAAGCGGCACTGAATACCAAAATAGTAATCTATGACCACAATGCCGACAGGATAGACTATCCCGAAGCCGTGTTAATGGACAAAGAAGCATACCCCTTTATTGATGGCACAGCATTTCATTTGTATGGAGGCCAAATAAATGATATCTCGAAGCTTCATGATGACTTTCCTGAAAAGAACCTTTATTTTACTGAACAATGGATTGGTGCACCCGGCCAGCTGCAGGAAGATTTAACCTGGCACACCGAGAACCTGATTATTGGAGCTACACGCAATTGGTGCAAAAATGTTTTAGAGTGGAATCTGGCAGCCGATAAAGACCTAAAGCCACATACCGATATGGGAGGTTGCACCCTTTGTTTGGGGGCAATTTCCATCGATGGAAATAGCATAACCCTCAACCCGGCCTATTATATAATTGCACATGCCTCCAAATTTGTTCGTCCAGGCTCGGTGCGCATCGCTTCCAACATGCCTGAGAACCTACCTAATGTTGCATTTAAAACAAAGACTGGAACAATTGTTTTAATAGTTTTAAACAAGGCAAACATGGTATCCGATTTTATAATTAATTTAGGAAATTCAACAATTTTAGAATCCCTTGAGGCTGGCGCAGTAGCAAGTTATATTTTAACACCTCAATATCGATAG
- the rpe gene encoding ribulose-phosphate 3-epimerase encodes MNRIIAPSLLAADFNNLQKEVEMINKSKAAWLHCDVMDGVFVPNISFGIPVIQSLSKISEKILDVHLMIVEPDRHIDSFIEAGAKTLTVHYEAVAHLHRTIQYIKKKGALAGVSLNPHTPVHLLEEIAPDLDLVLIMSVNPGFGGQKFIPNSIDKISRLKDLLLRRRSNAQIQVDGGVTLENAGLLFRAGADNLVAGTTVFKSANPIETIEQLLQA; translated from the coding sequence ATGAACAGAATTATTGCCCCATCGCTATTGGCTGCAGATTTTAACAACCTGCAGAAAGAAGTTGAGATGATCAATAAAAGTAAGGCTGCCTGGCTGCATTGCGATGTAATGGATGGGGTTTTTGTACCCAACATATCTTTTGGTATCCCGGTTATTCAGAGCCTGAGCAAAATTTCTGAAAAAATTCTCGACGTGCACCTGATGATTGTAGAGCCCGACCGGCATATCGACAGTTTTATAGAAGCCGGAGCCAAAACCCTAACGGTACATTACGAAGCGGTAGCACACCTGCACCGCACAATCCAATATATTAAAAAGAAAGGGGCACTTGCAGGGGTGTCTTTAAACCCGCATACACCGGTGCATCTGCTTGAAGAAATTGCACCGGATCTAGATTTAGTGCTCATCATGAGTGTCAACCCCGGATTTGGCGGGCAGAAATTTATTCCTAACAGCATAGATAAAATAAGTCGTTTAAAAGACCTGCTTTTGCGCCGCCGATCCAACGCCCAAATACAAGTCGATGGTGGGGTGACACTGGAAAATGCTGGGTTGCTATTTCGTGCAGGTGCCGATAACCTGGTTGCAGGAACAACAGTTTTTAAATCGGCAAACCCGATAGAAACTATCGAACAATTATTGCAAGCATAA
- a CDS encoding RNA polymerase sigma factor RpoD/SigA gives MRQLKIIKQVTNRDTPSLDKYLHEIGKEDLINAEEEVDLARRIRKGDAEALDKLIKANLRFVVSVSKQYQNQGLSLPDLINEGNLGLIKAAQRFDETRGFKFISYAVWWIRQSILQALAEQARIVRLPLNKIGSINKINRTFSQLEQIYERDPSVNEIAQALEMAPDEVKESLKSSGRHVSMDAPITSEEEGSMYDILTNKDTPSPDRGLITDSLRKEIERALSTLTHREANIVRLYFGLNGRHAHTLEEIGEEFNLTRERVRQIKEKAIKRLKNATRCRNLKAYLG, from the coding sequence ATGAGACAGCTCAAAATCATCAAGCAGGTTACCAACCGCGATACACCTTCGCTCGATAAGTATCTACATGAAATTGGTAAAGAGGATTTAATCAATGCCGAAGAGGAAGTTGATCTGGCAAGACGCATACGAAAAGGCGATGCAGAAGCACTTGACAAGCTAATCAAAGCCAACCTTCGTTTTGTAGTATCGGTATCAAAGCAATATCAAAATCAAGGCCTTAGCCTCCCGGATCTGATTAACGAAGGAAATCTGGGCCTTATAAAGGCTGCACAACGCTTCGACGAAACCCGTGGGTTCAAATTTATTTCATACGCCGTTTGGTGGATCCGCCAATCGATATTACAGGCCCTGGCCGAACAAGCCAGAATTGTGAGGCTTCCTTTAAATAAAATAGGTTCGATCAATAAAATTAACCGCACCTTTTCTCAGCTTGAACAAATATACGAACGCGATCCTTCGGTTAACGAAATTGCCCAGGCACTCGAAATGGCTCCTGATGAGGTAAAGGAATCGTTAAAAAGTTCGGGGCGCCATGTGTCGATGGATGCCCCCATCACTTCTGAAGAAGAAGGTTCGATGTACGATATACTCACCAACAAAGACACTCCAAGTCCCGACCGCGGACTAATTACCGATTCCTTGCGAAAGGAAATTGAAAGAGCCCTCTCTACCCTTACCCACCGCGAAGCCAATATTGTGCGCCTGTATTTTGGACTAAACGGAAGGCACGCCCATACCCTTGAAGAAATTGGCGAAGAATTTAATCTGACCCGCGAACGAGTGAGGCAAATTAAAGAGAAAGCCATTAAAAGGCTGAAAAATGCAACCCGGTGCAGAAACTTAAAAGCTTATCTGGGATAA
- a CDS encoding T9SS type A sorting domain-containing protein produces MKKLYMLSTLLTGLLFTGSLISFSQEMIVGGDMENASNWTIVDLAAGDGHTETFGYTSDIPTGGSGGCLSMSGAGNWGNAAVCQSVTLEKGVDYKLSMLIKTIDLVVESTWAEAVITDAIPADDGYITGFPINMALNSWDCADVTEVDGDFAENNCGAKLLNANDDENVIDVLNYPGEGDTTIVVVIKVGGGAAYNILIDNVSLMKQVTAIKNTTLSNINVYPTQLCNELNIEIENNIQEVKIVNMLGQEVNRFSHLNNYRVTLDVTDLKTGMYYLIVTDENQKTGIAKAIKL; encoded by the coding sequence ATGAAAAAACTTTACATGCTAAGTACTTTATTAACCGGACTTTTATTTACAGGTTCATTAATAAGTTTCTCACAAGAAATGATTGTGGGCGGAGATATGGAAAATGCCAGCAATTGGACAATTGTTGATTTGGCTGCAGGCGACGGACACACCGAAACTTTTGGTTATACGAGCGATATTCCTACTGGCGGTTCAGGCGGCTGCCTAAGTATGTCGGGAGCAGGCAACTGGGGGAATGCTGCAGTTTGTCAATCAGTTACACTAGAAAAAGGTGTGGACTATAAGCTTTCTATGTTGATCAAGACCATTGATTTGGTAGTAGAGTCAACATGGGCTGAGGCAGTTATTACAGATGCTATTCCTGCAGACGATGGGTATATTACAGGTTTCCCAATAAATATGGCTTTAAATTCCTGGGATTGTGCTGATGTAACTGAGGTAGATGGTGATTTTGCAGAAAACAACTGTGGAGCAAAATTACTTAATGCTAATGACGATGAAAATGTAATTGATGTTCTTAATTACCCAGGAGAGGGTGATACAACAATAGTAGTAGTAATAAAAGTTGGTGGTGGTGCTGCCTATAACATTCTGATTGACAATGTTTCTCTTATGAAACAAGTTACAGCGATTAAAAATACTACTTTAAGCAATATCAATGTTTATCCAACCCAGCTATGTAATGAATTAAACATTGAAATAGAAAATAATATTCAAGAAGTTAAAATTGTTAATATGCTTGGGCAGGAAGTAAACCGTTTCAGTCATTTAAATAACTACCGGGTAACATTAGATGTTACTGACCTGAAGACTGGTATGTATTACCTGATTGTAACCGATGAAAATCAGAAAACCGGAATAGCCAAAGCAATAAAATTATAG